One genomic window of Macaca mulatta isolate MMU2019108-1 chromosome 8, T2T-MMU8v2.0, whole genome shotgun sequence includes the following:
- the HRURF gene encoding protein HRURF has protein sequence MAQPTASAQKLVRPIRAVCRILQIPESDPSNLRP, from the coding sequence ATGGCGCAACCCACGGCCTCGGCCCAGAAGCTGGTGCGGCCGATCCGCGCGGTGTGCCGCATCCTGCAGATCCCGGAGTCCGACCCCTCCAACCTGCGGCCCTAG